A genomic stretch from Shewanella sediminis HAW-EB3 includes:
- a CDS encoding PAS domain-containing protein: MGNSKISKPRMQALHWSDSLPVKFSFIQFIIASLIIISSVWILFTIEKSHQLQAQITLSQNQGLAIVAKLQQTTSKIESLAVSIASLGEIYRHDSQVLEKSIPALLDKNGKYDLISGGGIWPEPGSFDETKQLDSLFWARNKALELERVDDYNRLNGPGYHSESWYKPTRFYPSGTTFWSETYIDPFTNEAMLTASVPMWVEHQFVGVSTVDVTLLGLGHFFHQAMNDNHGYMYALDHSNRVLAAPKKDNRNNIFDKRAFFKPFASFTANNPVFEPINGKLIELDAKLIEESQENPAYNQFQLADLMDTTHFSQREKLAALINLNAQGKPKSTSLVASFELGHDPILDEPTLVSIFMMPKTFWKIVLVTPLSSMNDKANIIAARMGIYLLLMQLAALILLFMLQHKLFIRPISRMVNALQGNQLAKLELEATISKDELGQLAKAFISRSHQLEVAFASLDASNLALEEQLTVQRIAQTELKLRKKQLNSLLNSSQNLISIKDIDGSYILVNDRFCEVIGIERHSIIGTKDSQIFPAHIAELILKHDNITLKTQSPQSFEQPIPSVQGEIVYQVTKFPIKDDDGTMTSIGSMAFEIGSQKIISQELHDKNESLNLELAKYSHQLLMSKQENQQLQEKANTLELSINKLNNLQRVEVKNHELFPQLFATLIKQHTQEQDKLLSIICNYKTGISQENYDEIVGLLTEHTDKLRHFQHLIVGKEMAIKSINLSHYLSHFLVVIEPQLTEQEIQVRVVCDSKLSINRSSWDLLLIFYSLINNCLSHAFTRQQKIKVLSIEVELQDDNLIITVEDNGQGIADDKLAALNSQLGSNAYSGTLPSLDAWVRSELNGTLEVKSALNTFTRVICTLPFER, translated from the coding sequence ATGGGCAACTCCAAGATCAGTAAACCTAGAATGCAGGCTCTGCATTGGAGCGATAGTTTACCGGTCAAGTTTTCTTTTATTCAGTTTATTATCGCCTCACTGATCATCATATCCAGTGTATGGATACTCTTCACCATAGAGAAAAGCCACCAGCTACAGGCACAGATCACATTAAGCCAGAACCAAGGCTTGGCCATAGTTGCAAAGCTGCAACAAACAACGTCGAAAATAGAGAGTCTGGCCGTCTCTATCGCCTCTTTAGGTGAGATATACCGCCATGACAGTCAGGTATTGGAGAAGTCCATTCCTGCACTGTTGGACAAAAATGGAAAGTATGATCTGATCTCCGGCGGTGGGATCTGGCCGGAACCGGGCAGCTTCGATGAAACTAAACAGCTCGATAGTCTATTCTGGGCCAGAAACAAGGCTCTGGAGCTGGAACGGGTCGATGACTACAACCGTCTAAATGGGCCCGGATATCATTCTGAGAGCTGGTACAAACCTACCCGCTTCTATCCCAGTGGCACCACATTTTGGTCTGAAACGTATATCGATCCGTTTACCAATGAGGCAATGCTTACGGCATCTGTTCCTATGTGGGTTGAACATCAATTCGTAGGTGTCTCTACGGTCGATGTCACGCTACTGGGTTTAGGTCACTTTTTTCATCAGGCGATGAATGATAACCATGGCTATATGTATGCTCTCGATCACAGCAACAGAGTATTGGCGGCCCCCAAAAAAGATAATCGAAATAACATTTTTGATAAGCGCGCTTTCTTCAAGCCATTTGCCAGCTTTACTGCCAATAACCCCGTATTTGAACCCATAAACGGAAAATTGATTGAACTGGATGCCAAGTTGATTGAAGAGTCACAGGAGAACCCTGCTTATAATCAATTTCAGCTAGCCGACTTGATGGACACCACCCATTTTTCACAAAGAGAAAAACTTGCCGCACTCATCAACCTCAATGCACAAGGTAAGCCAAAATCGACCTCATTAGTGGCCTCCTTCGAGCTGGGTCATGATCCTATTCTCGATGAGCCGACATTGGTATCCATCTTCATGATGCCAAAGACTTTTTGGAAGATTGTACTCGTCACACCACTCTCCTCAATGAATGATAAGGCCAATATCATTGCCGCCAGAATGGGGATATACCTGCTACTCATGCAACTGGCAGCGCTGATTTTACTGTTTATGCTGCAACATAAGCTGTTCATCAGACCCATTTCCAGAATGGTTAACGCACTTCAGGGGAACCAGTTAGCAAAATTAGAGTTAGAAGCCACGATAAGTAAAGATGAGTTGGGACAATTAGCTAAAGCATTTATCTCTCGAAGTCATCAATTGGAGGTGGCTTTCGCCAGCCTCGACGCCAGTAATTTAGCCTTAGAGGAGCAGCTAACGGTTCAAAGGATTGCTCAAACAGAGTTAAAACTAAGAAAGAAGCAGCTTAATTCGCTGCTGAACTCATCACAGAACCTCATTAGCATCAAAGATATCGATGGCTCTTATATCTTAGTCAATGACCGATTTTGCGAAGTTATCGGTATTGAACGACACAGTATCATAGGGACCAAGGACAGCCAGATTTTTCCGGCTCATATTGCCGAGTTAATTCTGAAGCACGATAACATCACCCTAAAGACACAAAGCCCACAGAGCTTCGAACAGCCTATCCCGTCGGTGCAAGGCGAAATTGTTTATCAAGTCACTAAGTTCCCCATTAAGGATGATGATGGCACCATGACTTCGATAGGCAGCATGGCATTTGAGATCGGCTCGCAAAAAATCATCAGTCAGGAGTTACATGACAAGAATGAATCACTCAATTTAGAGCTCGCAAAATATTCACATCAGCTATTGATGAGCAAACAGGAGAATCAACAGCTGCAAGAGAAGGCAAACACACTCGAATTATCAATCAATAAGCTCAATAACTTACAGCGTGTAGAGGTCAAAAATCATGAACTGTTTCCACAACTGTTCGCAACTTTGATAAAGCAGCACACTCAAGAGCAAGACAAGTTACTGTCAATCATCTGTAACTACAAAACGGGCATTAGTCAGGAAAATTATGATGAGATCGTCGGCCTCTTGACAGAACATACCGATAAATTACGCCATTTCCAACATCTGATTGTGGGTAAAGAGATGGCAATTAAATCGATTAACTTGTCCCACTATCTGTCACATTTTCTAGTCGTTATAGAGCCTCAGCTCACCGAACAAGAGATACAGGTAAGGGTCGTTTGTGATAGTAAACTGAGTATCAACCGCTCTTCATGGGATCTGTTACTCATATTTTACTCCTTGATCAATAACTGTCTTTCTCATGCATTCACCAGACAGCAAAAAATTAAGGTACTGTCGATAGAAGTCGAGCTGCAGGATGATAACTTAATTATTACGGTAGAAGATAATGGTCAGGGGATCGCTGACGACAAACTGGCGGCTCTGAATTCACAACTGGGATCAAATGCCTATTCCGGCACGCTACCCAGTCTGGATGCCTGGGTAAGATCAGAACTAAACGGTACATTAGAGGTCAAATCGGCACTGAACACGTTTACCCGGGTGATCTGTACGCTTCCGTTCGAACGTTAG
- the pheS gene encoding phenylalanine--tRNA ligase subunit alpha produces MSQLTEIVEQALAAIEGTEDLKALDELRVDYLGKKGKITDMMKMMGKLSPAEKPAFGQAVNQAKQAVQKQLSERIDNLKAKELEAQLVAESIDVSLPGRRIDNGGLHPVTRTIERIETFFGELGFSVKEGPEIEDDFHNFDALNISEHHPARADHDTFYFNPKVMLRTQTSGVQIRTMENEKPPLRIISPGRVYRNDYDQTHTPMFHQVEGLLVAENVNFAELKGILHDFLRNFFEEDLEVRFRPSYFPFTEPSAEVDVMGKNGKWLEVLGCGMVHPNVLRSVGIDPEKYSGFAFGMGVERLSMLRYGVNDLRSFFENDLRFLKQFK; encoded by the coding sequence ATGTCACAGTTAACAGAGATCGTAGAACAGGCCTTAGCTGCCATTGAAGGGACCGAAGATTTAAAAGCCCTTGATGAGCTTCGTGTCGATTACCTTGGAAAGAAAGGTAAAATTACCGACATGATGAAGATGATGGGGAAGCTAAGTCCGGCCGAAAAACCGGCATTTGGCCAAGCTGTTAATCAGGCGAAACAAGCAGTACAAAAGCAGCTGTCTGAGCGAATAGACAATCTGAAGGCAAAAGAGCTTGAAGCACAACTTGTAGCAGAAAGCATCGATGTCTCACTACCGGGTCGTCGTATCGACAACGGTGGTCTGCATCCTGTGACTCGCACTATCGAAAGAATAGAAACTTTCTTTGGTGAGCTTGGCTTTAGTGTCAAGGAAGGTCCGGAAATCGAAGATGACTTCCACAATTTCGATGCCTTGAATATTTCTGAGCACCATCCAGCTCGTGCCGACCATGATACGTTCTACTTTAATCCAAAGGTAATGTTGCGTACTCAAACTTCCGGTGTACAGATCCGTACCATGGAAAATGAGAAGCCACCTCTGCGTATTATCTCTCCAGGTCGCGTATACCGTAACGATTACGATCAGACTCACACGCCTATGTTCCATCAGGTTGAGGGTTTGTTGGTTGCTGAGAACGTCAACTTTGCCGAGCTTAAAGGCATACTGCACGACTTCTTACGTAACTTCTTTGAGGAAGACTTAGAAGTCCGTTTCCGTCCTTCATACTTCCCCTTTACAGAGCCTTCGGCTGAAGTTGATGTTATGGGTAAAAACGGTAAATGGCTTGAAGTGCTTGGCTGCGGCATGGTGCATCCAAATGTACTGCGTAGTGTTGGCATCGATCCTGAGAAATACTCTGGTTTTGCTTTTGGTATGGGTGTTGAGCGTCTGTCGATGTTGCGTTACGGCGTTAACGATCTACGTTCTTTCTTTGAAAATGACCTACGTTTCCTCAAGCAATTTAAATAA
- a CDS encoding methyl-accepting chemotaxis protein — translation MKEVKFRWIDQYLIHMTLKTKFAILAIVPIFTLIGLAFMLNSQFESELLDTHNKASLNQAQSINSVVDISYDFIPEAQRAEYLQKINRVANTKIISKLDGKSERLAQQGGGNLEISSGLQSVSKVSSNQLATTLTVPPLDSLTDSNHWLSIVMSVAFMVVIILIAGYYISTFVGGALYTSVMALKRAADGDLTSRLNFFEVKDEFSLLAISIDTLVERQHTLVKQITQASTQIRQVVQSFRQNAQEGQSLAANQRQHLDSLATAMEEMTAAVIEVARNAEQSSAETQEANTQVDAGSKDIETTVVAIGGLSNEIANASSAVHDLNENAAKIDEVVTTINAISEQTNLLALNAAIEAARAGEQGRGFAVVADEVRTLAGRTQSATVEIKSMIEALQSGAQNLTQVMKRTVDKADDGKKHVLDTGEDLKAIAHHSSKVMEMSVLIATSAEEQSSVANEIASNLMEIRNQSHNVEQSANESVSGCDELHATAEQLDDLLVGLKI, via the coding sequence ATGAAAGAAGTAAAATTCCGCTGGATAGATCAATACCTTATCCATATGACCCTGAAAACCAAATTCGCTATTTTAGCTATCGTTCCTATCTTCACCCTGATTGGTCTGGCATTTATGCTTAACAGCCAATTTGAATCGGAGCTGCTTGATACGCATAACAAGGCAAGCCTGAACCAGGCTCAAAGCATAAATTCAGTGGTTGATATCAGCTATGACTTTATTCCTGAGGCACAACGTGCAGAATACCTGCAGAAAATTAACCGGGTCGCCAATACTAAAATCATAAGCAAGCTCGATGGCAAGAGTGAGCGCCTCGCGCAACAGGGAGGCGGTAACCTTGAGATAAGTTCCGGTCTACAGTCGGTCAGTAAAGTCAGTAGCAACCAATTAGCCACGACCTTGACCGTCCCCCCTCTCGATAGCCTCACCGATAGCAACCATTGGTTATCTATTGTGATGTCCGTCGCGTTCATGGTTGTGATCATCTTAATCGCAGGTTACTACATCTCGACATTTGTCGGAGGCGCACTCTACACCAGTGTGATGGCCCTTAAGCGAGCCGCCGACGGCGATCTCACCAGTCGTCTCAACTTTTTCGAAGTTAAGGACGAGTTCAGTTTACTGGCTATCAGCATAGATACACTGGTCGAAAGACAACATACCCTGGTCAAACAGATCACACAGGCCAGCACACAGATCCGTCAAGTCGTGCAATCATTCAGACAAAATGCGCAGGAAGGTCAGTCATTGGCTGCAAATCAACGTCAGCATCTGGACTCACTCGCCACCGCGATGGAGGAGATGACAGCTGCCGTGATTGAGGTTGCCAGAAATGCCGAGCAGTCTTCGGCTGAGACTCAGGAAGCCAATACTCAGGTTGATGCCGGCTCCAAAGACATCGAAACGACCGTTGTCGCTATCGGCGGTTTATCCAATGAGATAGCCAATGCCTCAAGCGCCGTCCACGATCTCAATGAGAATGCGGCCAAGATCGATGAAGTGGTCACGACCATTAACGCCATTTCCGAGCAAACTAACCTGCTTGCACTCAATGCCGCCATCGAGGCTGCCAGAGCCGGTGAGCAAGGACGAGGCTTTGCCGTCGTTGCCGATGAGGTAAGAACCCTTGCGGGACGAACTCAGTCCGCGACCGTCGAGATCAAATCTATGATTGAAGCGCTTCAATCCGGTGCTCAGAACCTGACTCAGGTGATGAAGCGCACCGTAGATAAGGCCGATGATGGCAAAAAGCATGTACTGGACACGGGTGAGGATCTCAAGGCTATTGCACACCATAGCTCTAAAGTGATGGAGATGAGTGTACTCATTGCAACCTCTGCAGAGGAGCAGTCATCGGTTGCCAATGAAATTGCCTCTAACCTGATGGAGATCCGCAATCAGTCACACAATGTAGAGCAATCGGCAAACGAATCGGTTTCAGGTTGTGACGAGCTACATGCCACTGCCGAGCAGTTAGATGATCTGCTTGTTGGCTTGAAGATCTAG
- the pheT gene encoding phenylalanine--tRNA ligase subunit beta → MKFSESWLREWVNPSISREELSHQITMAGLEVDGIEGVAGEFSGVIVGEVVECGQHPDADKLRVTKINVGEDELIDIVCGAPNCRLGIKVAVAMVGAVLPGDFKIKKAKLRGEPSFGMLCSYGELGIDVESDGILELPVDAPIGADLRDYLSLNDAVIDVDLTANRADCLGMAGLAREVGVLNRQSVTEPTWEAVSPTIDDAIKIDLQAPAFCARYLGRVVKNVNVKAESPLWMQEKLRRSGIRSIDPIVDITNYVLIEFGQPMHAFDLAQLAGDIQVRMGSGDEKLTLLDGKEITVPADTLVISDQERPLALAGVFGGEYSGVNTDTQDIMLECAFFAPLAILGKARRLGLHTDSSHRFERGVDPELQHKVMDRATRLVLDICGGEAGPVVEAKSEEHLPKPVEIVLRRSKLDRILGHHISDAEVTEILERLGFDVTVNSDTWEVTTATYRFDMAIEEDLIEEVARIYGYNNIPNTAPVASLSMPDHKESDISLKRVRSMLVARGFQEAVTYSFVDPKLQNLVHPGEEAMILPNPISVEMSAMRLSMFTGLLGAVGYNQSRQQNRVRLFETGLRFVPDTTAESSVRQQAMLGAVISGNQKDEHWSMESKTVDFFDLKGDLEAIIGLTVSDVEFTFRSATHPALHPGQCAEILRNDRVIGIIGAVHPSLEKPFGLNGKTIVFELELDALLHAGLPLAQTVSKFPANRRDIAVVVDDNVSAGDVVKMIRKVGQNQLVGLNLFDVYQGKGVEPGKKSLAIALTLQDNTRTLEEKEIAEMVDSVVSALKSEFNALLRD, encoded by the coding sequence ATGAAATTTAGTGAATCTTGGCTTCGTGAGTGGGTAAACCCAAGCATTAGTCGTGAAGAGTTATCCCATCAAATCACCATGGCTGGTTTGGAAGTGGATGGTATTGAAGGTGTTGCCGGTGAGTTCAGCGGTGTTATCGTGGGTGAAGTTGTCGAATGTGGTCAACACCCGGATGCCGATAAGCTACGAGTAACAAAGATCAATGTCGGTGAAGATGAGTTGATCGACATCGTTTGTGGCGCACCTAACTGTCGTCTGGGTATTAAAGTTGCAGTGGCTATGGTCGGTGCAGTACTACCCGGTGACTTTAAGATTAAGAAAGCCAAACTACGCGGTGAGCCGTCGTTTGGTATGCTTTGCTCATACGGTGAGCTAGGCATAGACGTTGAAAGCGATGGTATTCTCGAGCTACCAGTCGATGCGCCAATTGGTGCAGACCTTCGTGATTACTTGAGTCTTAATGACGCCGTTATCGATGTTGACTTGACAGCTAACCGTGCAGACTGTCTCGGTATGGCAGGCCTTGCCCGTGAAGTGGGTGTATTAAACCGTCAGTCTGTGACTGAGCCAACTTGGGAAGCGGTTAGCCCAACGATTGATGACGCTATCAAGATCGATCTTCAGGCGCCGGCATTTTGTGCACGTTATTTAGGTCGTGTGGTTAAAAACGTCAACGTGAAAGCCGAATCGCCACTTTGGATGCAAGAGAAGTTGCGTCGCAGTGGTATCCGCTCAATCGATCCTATTGTCGATATTACTAACTACGTGTTGATCGAATTCGGTCAGCCTATGCACGCGTTCGATCTTGCTCAACTGGCAGGTGACATACAAGTACGCATGGGAAGTGGTGATGAGAAGCTAACACTGCTTGATGGTAAAGAGATCACTGTTCCTGCTGACACTCTAGTCATTAGCGATCAAGAAAGGCCTCTGGCGCTTGCTGGTGTCTTTGGTGGCGAATACTCAGGTGTGAACACCGATACTCAGGACATCATGCTCGAGTGTGCGTTCTTCGCACCTCTAGCCATCTTAGGTAAGGCTCGTCGTCTTGGCCTGCACACAGACTCTTCACATCGCTTCGAGCGTGGTGTTGACCCTGAGCTGCAGCATAAGGTGATGGATCGCGCTACACGTCTGGTACTCGATATCTGTGGCGGCGAAGCGGGTCCTGTTGTCGAGGCTAAATCAGAAGAGCATCTTCCTAAGCCTGTTGAGATCGTTTTGCGTCGTAGCAAGCTTGACCGAATCCTGGGTCACCATATCTCTGATGCCGAAGTGACTGAGATCCTTGAGCGTCTTGGCTTTGATGTAACAGTGAATAGCGATACCTGGGAAGTGACGACGGCAACGTATCGTTTCGATATGGCTATCGAAGAAGACTTGATTGAAGAAGTTGCCCGTATCTACGGTTACAACAATATCCCTAACACAGCGCCTGTAGCATCCTTAAGCATGCCTGATCATAAAGAATCAGATATCAGCTTAAAGCGTGTTCGCAGCATGCTTGTTGCCCGTGGTTTCCAGGAAGCGGTGACTTATAGTTTCGTCGATCCTAAGTTGCAAAACTTAGTTCATCCGGGTGAAGAGGCGATGATATTGCCGAACCCAATCTCTGTTGAGATGTCAGCGATGAGACTATCGATGTTTACCGGTCTTTTAGGCGCCGTGGGTTATAACCAGAGCCGTCAACAAAATCGTGTTCGTCTTTTCGAGACCGGCTTACGCTTTGTACCTGATACTACTGCAGAATCAAGTGTACGTCAGCAAGCGATGTTGGGTGCGGTTATCTCAGGTAACCAAAAAGATGAACATTGGTCGATGGAGTCTAAAACGGTCGATTTCTTCGATCTTAAGGGCGACCTCGAAGCCATCATCGGCTTGACAGTTTCCGATGTTGAATTTACTTTTAGAAGTGCAACACATCCAGCTCTTCATCCGGGGCAATGTGCTGAAATATTAAGGAATGATCGAGTCATTGGTATCATTGGTGCGGTACATCCAAGCTTAGAAAAGCCTTTTGGACTCAATGGTAAAACAATTGTTTTTGAGCTCGAATTGGACGCTTTATTACATGCCGGCTTACCGCTAGCCCAGACTGTATCTAAGTTTCCTGCTAACCGTCGTGACATCGCCGTCGTAGTAGATGACAATGTTTCTGCCGGAGATGTTGTAAAAATGATAAGAAAAGTTGGCCAAAATCAGTTGGTTGGCTTAAACTTATTCGATGTATACCAAGGTAAAGGTGTTGAGCCAGGTAAAAAGAGCCTAGCCATCGCACTTACATTACAAGACAACACACGTACACTTGAAGAAAAAGAGATAGCTGAGATGGTAGATTCAGTGGTTTCCGCTCTCAAGTCAGAGTTCAACGCACTGTTGAGGGATTAA